The following are encoded together in the Chloroflexota bacterium genome:
- a CDS encoding ABC transporter ATP-binding protein, whose product MALLEITNLSKFFGGVKAVDDFSYSLDSGHLHAIIGPNGAGKTTIFNLITGIYPPTRGEIRFDGQPLTNLPAHEIAQKGIARTFQNIRLFPDFSVLDNVRTACHQQANYSILEGLFPTPRRLKQEKVLTEQAYSLLELVGLADRAKERAKNLPYGHQRRLEIARALALQPRLLLLDEPAAGMNPDETEKLMDFIEDIKEKFNLTILLIEHHMEVVMELCDDIVVIDFGKKIAQGTPEEIQSNEAVIQAYLGAGEEL is encoded by the coding sequence ATGGCGCTTTTGGAAATTACAAACCTGAGCAAATTTTTTGGTGGAGTAAAAGCTGTTGACGATTTCAGCTATTCTCTAGACTCTGGCCACCTGCACGCTATTATCGGTCCGAATGGCGCGGGCAAAACAACGATCTTTAACCTGATCACTGGCATCTATCCACCAACGCGGGGCGAGATACGGTTCGATGGCCAACCGCTTACGAATCTGCCAGCTCACGAGATCGCCCAAAAGGGCATTGCGCGCACCTTTCAGAACATCCGCCTGTTTCCTGACTTCAGCGTGTTGGATAACGTGCGGACGGCCTGCCATCAGCAGGCGAACTACTCTATCCTCGAAGGGCTCTTCCCCACGCCGCGTCGCTTGAAACAGGAAAAGGTGCTGACCGAACAAGCGTATTCCCTGCTTGAGCTAGTCGGATTAGCTGACAGGGCGAAGGAACGCGCGAAGAATCTGCCTTATGGACATCAACGACGTCTTGAAATCGCGCGCGCACTTGCCTTGCAGCCTCGCTTGCTTCTACTGGATGAACCCGCTGCAGGGATGAATCCTGATGAAACCGAAAAGTTAATGGATTTCATCGAAGACATTAAAGAGAAATTTAATCTCACCATTTTGCTCATCGAGCACCACATGGAAGTGGTAATGGAGCTGTGCGACGACATCGTCGTGATTGACTTTGGCAAGAAGATTGCCCAAGGCACCCCAGAAGAAATCCAATCGAATGAGGCAGTCATCCAGGCCTACTTAGGAGCGGGAGAAGAACTATGA